In Dyadobacter subterraneus, a single genomic region encodes these proteins:
- a CDS encoding dipeptidase: protein MKKLLLLLALPLLSQAQTTPDAIKEKAAKIHEKALTIDTHADVPINMMKEGFDVSVEHDYAKDGSQIDFPRMKKGGMDGMFFAVYLGQGKRSPEANAEAKQKALAIFDKIHEAVKLHPEMAGIATTPKDAYRLQKEGKRAVFIGMENGWPVNNDLANLKLYYDLGLRYITLSHSANNDIADSSTDPDGPEWNGLSPFGEQVVKEMNRLGMMVDISHVSDSTFYDVIKLTKVPVIASHSSCRALCDVPRNMTDDMIKTLAKNGGVIQINFVPGFVKKPSMQQELSMKALRLKLRQTDLSADDKKALFEEMKATAKKYESDMPTIKDAVDHIEHVIKLTSVDHVGIGMDLDGGGKVIGLDDVSDIGVITEELVRRGYSAKDIEKIWGGNIMRVLAAVEKGKSI from the coding sequence ATGAAAAAGTTACTACTCTTACTTGCTCTCCCTTTACTTTCTCAGGCGCAGACAACTCCGGATGCGATCAAAGAAAAAGCGGCGAAAATTCATGAAAAAGCATTGACTATTGATACACATGCCGATGTGCCGATCAATATGATGAAAGAAGGGTTTGATGTTTCTGTGGAGCATGATTATGCAAAAGACGGTTCGCAAATCGATTTTCCAAGAATGAAAAAAGGCGGAATGGACGGAATGTTCTTTGCGGTTTATTTAGGACAGGGAAAACGCAGCCCCGAAGCTAACGCCGAAGCGAAGCAAAAAGCGCTGGCAATTTTTGATAAAATTCATGAAGCGGTTAAACTTCATCCTGAAATGGCCGGCATTGCCACTACGCCAAAAGATGCATACAGATTGCAGAAAGAAGGAAAGAGAGCTGTTTTCATCGGAATGGAAAACGGCTGGCCGGTTAATAATGATCTGGCGAACCTGAAATTATATTATGATCTGGGACTGCGTTATATCACGCTTTCGCATTCAGCCAATAACGATATCGCTGATTCTTCAACAGATCCAGACGGTCCGGAATGGAATGGTTTAAGTCCTTTTGGTGAGCAGGTTGTGAAAGAAATGAACCGTTTGGGTATGATGGTGGATATTTCCCACGTATCGGATTCTACGTTTTATGATGTGATCAAACTTACCAAGGTTCCGGTCATTGCTTCCCATTCTTCATGCCGCGCTTTGTGTGATGTGCCAAGAAATATGACGGATGATATGATCAAAACGCTTGCGAAAAATGGTGGTGTGATTCAGATTAATTTTGTGCCTGGTTTTGTGAAAAAACCATCGATGCAGCAGGAATTATCAATGAAAGCATTACGTCTGAAACTTCGTCAAACTGATTTGTCAGCCGACGATAAAAAAGCGCTTTTTGAAGAAATGAAGGCTACTGCAAAGAAATATGAATCCGACATGCCTACGATTAAAGATGCAGTCGATCATATTGAACATGTAATTAAACTAACAAGCGTGGATCATGTAGGAATTGGTATGGATCTTGATGGTGGAGGAAAAGTGATCGGTCTGGATGATGTGAGCGATATTGGCGTGATTACAGAAGAACTTGTCCGTCGCGGATATTCAGCAAAAGACATTGAAAAAATCTGGGGCGGAAATATTATGCGCGTTCTGGCTGCTGTTGAGAAAGGTAAGTCTATATAA
- a CDS encoding maltotransferase domain-containing protein — translation MNNQTVNISSNLNHHFVIIENIIPENLHGAYAVKVISGDTIIVQADILTHGDSALAARIFYKNKEENWEKAYMKPVGNDRWEGQFSVEKAGKYVYKIVAWVDPIATWQGEISRRLQKYLPVSDLIPEGLKLLEKMSKLALKDDKALIKEAIRLFKDKNREDEAGQLAGSFRFTEWLNRYPDIGFSDESAEFPLLVYRKKLEFSSWYTMFPRSASDDFGKHGTFKDVIKRLPRIADMGFDVLHFPPINPIGFRYKKGKNGGQKADESDPGSPFSIGNSTGGHQAIHPELGNIDDFKNLVLEAGKRDVEIALDLSLQFSPDHPWVIQNPGWFEKNSLKQTFLSGQLISVEPDFYNIQIDENNEETLSKAFKEIIQLWISWGIRIIRVIQPEKHPFYFWKNLISDITAQYPDLIFYAGTFTRPKIMNALSNSGFALSDSYFMWRNRKYELEQYINELAYSSQKDFYKPIFWTNTPDINPFNLQSGHEPQQLIRFFLAATLSGSYGIYGPVFEQLVYESFPGKEEYWNSEKFEIKHWDWEKDTKVHYLIGLINKLRKENPALQKTNDVHTCFLENNQILAFLKNDFAGNKLLCVVNLDSYHRQSGMVEVPVHMINKNYDEKYIAHDLITDARYEWKGDWNYVELDPHILPFHILRIEEYHGENH, via the coding sequence ATGAATAATCAAACCGTAAATATCAGTTCAAACCTGAATCATCATTTTGTCATTATTGAGAATATCATACCTGAGAATCTCCACGGTGCCTATGCTGTAAAAGTTATTTCGGGTGATACAATCATAGTTCAGGCTGATATTTTGACCCACGGAGATTCAGCATTGGCTGCAAGGATATTTTATAAAAACAAAGAGGAAAACTGGGAAAAAGCTTACATGAAACCCGTAGGAAATGACCGGTGGGAAGGACAGTTTTCAGTTGAAAAAGCAGGTAAATATGTATACAAAATTGTTGCCTGGGTTGATCCCATCGCAACCTGGCAGGGGGAGATTAGCCGGCGCCTGCAAAAATATCTGCCGGTTAGTGACCTGATTCCTGAAGGATTAAAGCTTTTGGAGAAAATGTCAAAACTGGCCTTAAAAGATGATAAAGCACTTATAAAAGAAGCGATACGGCTTTTTAAGGATAAAAATCGTGAAGATGAGGCCGGACAATTGGCAGGAAGTTTTCGTTTTACCGAATGGTTGAACCGCTATCCTGACATAGGCTTTTCTGATGAATCCGCAGAATTTCCATTACTGGTATACCGTAAAAAACTTGAATTCAGTTCCTGGTATACAATGTTTCCAAGATCAGCCTCCGATGATTTCGGGAAACACGGTACGTTTAAAGATGTGATAAAACGTTTGCCAAGAATTGCAGATATGGGATTTGACGTCCTGCACTTTCCACCAATTAATCCAATTGGTTTTCGATATAAAAAGGGTAAAAACGGTGGGCAGAAAGCAGACGAATCGGATCCGGGATCGCCTTTTTCAATCGGGAATTCCACGGGTGGGCACCAAGCCATTCACCCTGAACTTGGCAATATTGATGACTTTAAAAATCTTGTACTGGAAGCTGGGAAACGAGATGTTGAAATTGCCCTGGATCTTTCCTTGCAGTTTTCCCCGGATCATCCGTGGGTCATACAAAATCCGGGATGGTTTGAAAAAAACAGCTTGAAACAAACTTTTTTATCGGGTCAGTTAATCTCGGTTGAACCTGATTTTTACAACATCCAAATAGATGAAAATAATGAAGAAACTTTAAGTAAGGCTTTTAAAGAAATAATACAATTATGGATTTCGTGGGGAATCCGTATTATCCGGGTTATTCAACCTGAAAAACATCCGTTTTACTTTTGGAAGAATCTGATAAGCGACATAACTGCCCAATATCCTGATCTGATTTTCTACGCCGGTACTTTTACGAGGCCAAAGATTATGAATGCGCTGTCTAACTCCGGTTTTGCACTTTCTGATTCTTATTTTATGTGGCGGAATCGAAAGTATGAGCTTGAACAATATATTAATGAACTTGCATATTCATCTCAAAAGGATTTTTACAAACCCATTTTCTGGACAAATACACCGGATATTAATCCATTTAATCTGCAATCGGGACATGAGCCTCAGCAGCTCATCCGGTTCTTTCTTGCAGCTACATTGTCTGGTAGTTATGGAATATACGGGCCGGTTTTTGAACAGTTGGTTTATGAATCTTTTCCAGGAAAGGAAGAGTACTGGAATTCTGAAAAGTTTGAAATCAAGCATTGGGACTGGGAAAAAGATACCAAGGTGCATTATCTGATCGGACTAATTAATAAATTAAGAAAGGAGAATCCGGCTTTGCAGAAGACCAATGATGTGCATACCTGTTTTCTGGAAAACAACCAGATACTGGCCTTTTTGAAAAATGATTTTGCGGGTAATAAATTGCTCTGTGTAGTTAATCTTGATTCATACCACCGTCAATCGGGCATGGTGGAAGTTCCTGTTCACATGATTAATAAAAATTATGATGAAAAATATATTGCACATGACCTGATCACGGATGCGCGCTATGAGTGGAAAGGAGATTGGAACTACGTGGAACTGGATCCACACATTCTGCCATTTCATATATTACGAATTGAGGAATATCATGGAGAAAACCATTAG
- a CDS encoding RNA polymerase sigma factor translates to MITHHNYLSDDELTKLICQNNDELAFSTLYTRHARLLVHTAIRKTGAKTIAEDLVQEVFFKFWLGRHKFDIQKNAQAYLQGMLKNVIVSHYYKEQRQHIFSIDEVESPADDVTRENLDYNLLSELYEQSLLKLPEKCRQVFVLSRKGHSLKEIAGKLEISEKTVEAHISKALRILRVEMKDYIALMLISASFI, encoded by the coding sequence TTGATAACGCATCACAATTATCTTTCAGACGATGAGTTGACCAAACTCATCTGCCAGAATAATGACGAGTTGGCTTTCAGCACGTTATATACCCGGCATGCGCGTCTATTGGTGCACACTGCAATTCGTAAAACCGGTGCTAAAACGATTGCCGAAGACCTGGTGCAGGAAGTATTTTTCAAATTCTGGCTAGGCCGACATAAATTTGATATACAAAAGAACGCGCAGGCTTACCTGCAGGGCATGCTCAAAAATGTCATTGTTTCACACTACTATAAAGAGCAGCGTCAGCACATTTTTTCAATTGATGAAGTGGAGTCTCCCGCGGATGACGTAACCCGTGAAAACCTGGACTATAACCTGCTCAGTGAGCTTTACGAACAATCGCTTTTAAAACTTCCTGAAAAATGCCGCCAGGTATTTGTATTAAGCCGAAAGGGTCACAGCCTGAAAGAAATTGCCGGCAAGCTTGAAATTTCAGAAAAAACGGTTGAAGCACATATCAGTAAGGCACTCCGGATCCTTCGCGTTGAAATGAAAGATTATATCGCTTTAATGCTAATCAGCGCATCTTTTATTTAA
- a CDS encoding FecR family protein, which produces MNPNIPSSQILKKYLSNLCSSEERAMVDAWYQKLNLDSGEAFSVSDESELYQRIQSQIHKAESSSSEKARFTFRIWKFIKAAAAVIFLSFGLFYFFQFHSKNRTAIKTNADSSLVTFQNNQKKIIRYTLPDHSIVWLRPGANLVHPKEFKHKKNREIRFSGEGFFDIVHDKKHPFIVNCGSVKTQVLGTTFSVRANTEESTFQVSVVTGSVSVSTPKGKNNMETVVLQPKEQAIYEKASQNVTVNHLKNAASNQENWQSVSLAFDETPMSEVANRLQMTFKIKIEFANLNIKKCRLKVDFNNQRLPEILDMIDILLGTTYEIDGSRIVLKGDGCNG; this is translated from the coding sequence ATGAATCCCAACATTCCTTCTTCTCAGATTTTAAAAAAATATCTGTCCAACTTATGCAGCAGCGAGGAACGGGCCATGGTAGATGCGTGGTATCAAAAACTGAACCTTGATTCCGGCGAAGCATTTTCAGTATCTGACGAATCTGAACTGTATCAGCGTATTCAAAGTCAAATACATAAGGCCGAAAGTTCCTCTTCTGAAAAAGCCCGGTTCACATTCCGAATCTGGAAGTTTATTAAGGCGGCAGCGGCTGTCATATTTCTTTCTTTCGGCTTATTTTATTTTTTCCAGTTTCACTCAAAAAACAGGACAGCAATAAAAACCAACGCTGATTCGTCACTCGTCACTTTTCAAAATAATCAGAAAAAAATAATCAGGTACACCCTTCCCGATCATAGTATTGTATGGCTTCGGCCGGGTGCAAATCTGGTTCATCCAAAGGAATTTAAGCATAAAAAAAACAGAGAGATCCGGTTTAGCGGTGAAGGTTTTTTTGATATCGTTCATGACAAAAAACACCCATTTATCGTGAATTGTGGAAGCGTTAAAACGCAGGTACTCGGTACAACTTTCAGCGTACGGGCAAATACTGAGGAATCCACTTTTCAGGTTTCGGTTGTTACCGGCAGTGTTTCGGTCAGTACACCCAAAGGGAAAAATAACATGGAAACGGTAGTTCTACAACCAAAAGAACAGGCCATTTACGAAAAGGCGTCACAAAATGTAACAGTGAATCATTTGAAAAATGCTGCATCCAATCAGGAAAACTGGCAATCGGTTTCGCTGGCTTTCGACGAAACGCCCATGAGTGAAGTGGCAAACCGCTTGCAGATGACTTTTAAAATCAAAATTGAATTTGCCAATCTTAACATCAAAAAATGCAGGCTAAAAGTCGATTTCAATAATCAGCGGTTACCCGAAATACTGGATATGATAGACATTTTGCTGGGTACCACTTACGAGATTGACGGAAGCAGGATTGTGCTTAAAGGAGATGGATGTAATGGTTAA